In Salvia miltiorrhiza cultivar Shanhuang (shh) chromosome 4, IMPLAD_Smil_shh, whole genome shotgun sequence, the DNA window CCAGAGATTGGTCAACTGTTTGTACCTGAGACACATTATCCATAAATATGTGTCATGAAgaaaaaatacaacaaaaaaAAGATACCAAGTTAGGATAATGGATCCTAACGATGTGGTAAAGGGCTTAAGAATTGCTATAATTCAGAGAGTTAGGTCTCATCTAGCTATATCTCTACACAACTTTGACCTGCTTGAACTCTTAGAAGAAAATAAACATACCCAAGAAAGGGCCTTCGTCAATGGTGGCTCCCCAGTCCCACTTGGAGTAAAATCATCCAACTCAGGTAGGGTAAGAGGTAGCTCAGCTTCAGAAACTGGAATACATTCACCTGTACCATCTAGGAATACATTCACCTGTACCATCTAAAATCATCCATAAGTCTGGATTAACTGATAATGGTAAAACCTCAACACATATATATCTCATTATTAGCTCTAGCATGTGTGTTTTAAAGAACAAATGAAGTATCTAAATCGTTCTTTTATTTAACTCAAGCAGTTGGATAATATAACAACGTTTAAGTCAATGTTAAAGTTTCATGTTTCGATAAGCTAAATTTCTTGCAATCCAGTGTGATAATGTGAAGTTCAATCATAGGCATATGCAAAATCACTAAAATGTAACTTGAGATTCTGCTCCCCAGCATTAACAGTGCATTGTTTATTCGGATCTCCACAAATCATTGACAGCAAATTAATCATCCACACTATACTCAATGCAAAATAAATGACtaggatatatatatttggATCAGAACTTGTATTTATCTTGCAACATTCAGCTCGGCAACAGCAAGCTCACGTATCAATTCGAAACACCAGCGGCAGAGAGATTGGAACGCGTACAGAAATTCAGAGAAAAAGACTTGTAACAATTACATAATTTGTTCCGGAGTAAGAATcagatatatataattaactatATCCTCAAATGTTTAATCATAGATGACGAGAACTAATTATACAAATAAAACAAATATGATGTATATCTATTAGGTATAGGATTTATGCCAAAGTtcgatatatatctataatgaAAGATGAACACACATAACTCGAGGTGTTTCAGAAATaggaaatgaaataaaaatctcATAGCATTTCATCAATGACATACAAATTAGAACTAACAATATCCTGATTGTCCTAATGTAGTGATAAAGCAAAACTTGCCAAGTAAACGGATTCACGATCTACACAATTTACCCAAATACAAATTGCGAGAGAGGAAAAACCTTGTAACGTTTGTGCAGGCGACAGTTTGATTACAGGGAACCTCAATAAGCTATTATCTAACACTTTTTGCCCCAAATTTCAATAGACAATTTAATAGAAGTAAGCTAATAGCTAAACCAgcagaattttaaaaaatcgagCCCTATGCTTAAAGCCCTAAGTCCTAAAACTGAGACAAAGCTTACCTACAGTCGAGTCAGGGACGACGACGGCGAGTGGGTGCCGGCTAATGAGAGACTTCACCGTCAAAGGTGCtgtggcggcggtggtggaatGCGGTGGTAACtatgagagagatgagaaatTAAGAGTGAGTGAGAGAAAAAGAGCAAATAGAAAATTAACAATAGAGAGATGAGAATTGACACTAGGCGGTGTGGTGGTGAAGAAGAGCAGTGACAGCGGTGGAGTGCGTCGGTGGGGGGTTTTTTACAATCGTCGTTGGTTGCGTCTGACATTTCAGTATAAGACTGCCGACGTCCGTCGGTCGGCCTTCCGCCGGCAATCTCCTATGGCCGTGGCTCCATAAAAATTTCCGACAATGTCCGATTATTTTTCTTGTAATGAATCTGATAATTCGTAGGGAAGGAAATGGAGAAAAGTATTCCAAAAGTCTTGTTTTGACCcccaaaaaattgaaatttgaacATTGGCGCCGAAATTATACATATGTCAGTGTTGCCGAAACATTTGGCAAATAAAATTGCCGAATTCTGATGCCATGATACACCACTTCCCAAGAATGTAATGAGTGCTTGACGGAAGGAGTTAACTCTGTTAACTCATCTCtgcaaaagaaaaagataaattcataaattaaagATAGACACGTGTCACACATCGGAGGTAGGAGTGTTGGCGACCCTGGTGTAGGGTAGAATTTACCCCTTTATACATGGCTTTGGCTTGTGCTCCGTATACTCCGTTGCACTGAATCCAACTCAAGAGTGATACTTTGATTAAAAACAGAGTGACTCAAATAGCGTAATATTGATTTTCTTTTGGCATCAAAATCATAAATTACGCCGATGAAGCCTAACTTAAGTGACAAAGTTGAGACATCTAAAAATTCTCTTTTATAAAAGATTTTGGGTTCAATTTCATCTGCGTGCTGATAAATTTCCACTTTCGTGTAGGTAGTGTTCTCACCTTTGTGTGGGGATAGActtacttatttgattatatattagatacctcatgtaattctaaaaaaaatcataaattataAGCCTATAtaacattaaaattttatatgatCGACTAAATACTACTACCTCCGTtttattacaaatgtctcattatttttgggcatggagattaagaattgtgtaattagtagataaaaaacattgatgaaaattatttaaatattagatatagaGAGAAAAATATGTTGCCTAAAAAGAAATATGATTTGTGATGGGACATTCCATTATAGAAAGTGAGATATTTATAATGGGACCGAGTGAGTAAGTATATGATTTTGCATGTTTTCTAAATAGTGGTTCGGTTTAAAACTCGGGTTTGGTTGGCTTGATAAACTTTGGTCGGTTTAGCAATTACAATAAGTTTTTTAAATTGTAGTtacactaattttttattttaggcaGTAAAACTATCgaccaaattttggaaaaattgTTCCAACGCGTCCCATAAATTGACGTCAttttggataaatttatcccaACAAATTAAACGAGTAGTAGTATGTAGTAGTATAAGTTTTGTCGGACACGTTAGAacaattttttcataaattaatcgATATTCTTTTTGAGAGTTTTAATTCTTGTCACGCATTTGTGAAAGCTGCAAGAAATATTATTTCacatcatgtttggaatgaatcTCCAATCTTTGTGGAGGATTATCTCCATATTCCATGTTCTTGTGAGTAATAAAGTTATCTCTctttcccctaaaaaaaaaaaaaaaaatcttaacaCGCACTGACGACAGCTGAACTTCGGGTTTTAATCGAAGTTGTCGTTTCAGCTAacgtacaaataaatttataatacctTACCCAAAACAGGCGTAGTGCCAGTGATAAGcaagggtcgatcccacaggaTGTTGGTGTAGTTGCGTCTCGTGTCACGTTCACAAAAAAAGAAAGGGGAAAGGTGGACGTATCGTCTTGGTCACTGAGAGACTTTATCGAGTCTCAAGGGACAAGTATCACGGGCAAGagggaaacaaaaataaaaactgaaacactaaaagaaacaattaaaaataaaaggggAACCTGGGTAAAACAATGAATCAACAAATATAAACTCGATCGGTCATCGGCTAAGATATTCACTACTATGTATGTCTACCAGTTATAACTTACCAATGATCTGTGCCCCCATTCTCACTCGTCACGTGCACTTCCATCATCTAAGAAAATCTACCTTTACTTGTGTTCAAGGTAAGGGACACCCTATACCAATAAACCATCTTGACCTAACCATCAATAGGACGCTTCAGAGTATGCAATTAAACCAAGAAGCATTGAGCCCTAGATAGACCTGATATTGAACTTAAGCAGACCGTAGTCTACTTCAACCTCCCGTGCCCGCGAATACTCTCAAGACACACAGTGATCGTACACAccctataatcttgatttattggtgatctaagtctactcaattaattaatggcaTGTTAACTAATCAAGTCGATTTAGACACTTGGTTATAATGCCCAGCACCCCGGGAACATACACAAACAGATTCTCACGCCCAAGACAACCTCATGATTTATGAGTTTATATTCATATCATCACGCCCAACTCAGATTAATAAACTTAACTAAAcgtaaaataaataacaagcataaaagtaaatgaagacataaaataaataaaatgaaaacttACTATTGAATAGAAATAAAAACACGACAAGCACCAACGCCGCCGACAACAAACATACGATAAACTAAACTAGCGTCTTGCCCCGAAGGGcttaacaaaaatgaaaaactatAGCTAAAGATTGGTGTGGTTCTCCTCTCAAATATCCTCTTTGTGCCTCTGGTGTGTTCTAATTCGTGTGTGTGCAACTGGTATTTATAGGGGAGAGTTGGAGTAGGCTGCAAGCTTTGGGCTGTGTAGAGTCCTTTATTTGGTAGACTGTCTAGGTTCATCTCGCCCAGACTCCAGCTTTGCATGAACTCTGCCTGAAGCTATCTCGTCCAGATCCGTCCTTATCAGAAAAGGCTTCAAATATATCATATTCTTCCAAATCTTAAGGGATAAACGTTCACCCTTATCCATTCTTGATTCGGACTATCTGCCACGTCAGCATCTTAACTAAACACGTCTTGCCCAGAGTCCATCCTTGCGTGGACTCTTCCATGCATATCTTCTCCAGATGCCATGTCATCATCTTATCCGCCACGTCATCATCTTGCCCAAGATGTCACTTAATGTTCCTGCTCAGCGGATCTTATCTGCCAGTCACGTCATCATCTTGCCCAAGATGTCGGTCAATCAACCTGCTCAACTCCATTCATTCTATCTTGACATCTTCTTGCTCTCAATGCTTCTCATGATGAAAGCTTGATTCTGAGTGGTAGTTAGGCTGACTCTTGGTCAACAGCAAATAGCCTAAGCTGCAACACTCTCTCCCAGAGATCAACTCCATCTTGCCCAACACCAGCGAAGCTACTACTCTGAGCGGTACTATCTGTTCTGACCATGACATCTGGTCAAGCAGTTGGCATATGTATGTCTCTGCATTGAAGTTTATCCGCACCGCAAGACTCCAATATCATGACCATGCTCCAGCTCATTCCCAGATCTCAAATAAATGCTTCATTTTGCCCATTCCAGCCTCTTCATGTCCTGCCTCATCAGTGTGTCCTCCCAGacataaaacaaagaaaaacgaCACGATCTAGACCTAGACACGGCACAAAAAAGAGCACAAAACTTGAGCTCGTCACGCACTAATTAACTTATGCACCGAAATAgtgcaaaaataaaataatttgttaTCCCTCCCCTGCTCTTTGAGTTATCTTTCCTAAGATATGCCCTAATATGTTATTCATCCGTCTCATTATAAATATCCACTTTTCATAATGagatgtctcattacaaatgtcacattctttttttggcaataattaatatttaaataatttccaccaacctactttatctactttctacacattttttaatttttgtgcccaaaagtaatggaaCGGAGGGTATATTATGTTAATTTTGTTCGTTTTATGTTAATTATGTTATccaaaatctatataatatataaaagatgagtttaacataaactttttcccaccaaaatttctctctcctcacttttcttttttattttgattctcttttaaaaataattagttttgattcataaaaaaatatttaatattgatgctaaattaaagatgatgaaaagatctttaatctgatgtaaaaattataaaaaataaatttaaaataaataagttattatcgtttaaaatcacaaaattatttttttctctctctcctctctcatttatCCTCTCCTCTATCCTATCTTATTTCTTTAAATGCCAcagttcttcatttttttttctatttcattccttttctatttttatttttattttattttatatttttgttagaaattatttttaatattttctatttatattttttctattataacaatttaatgcaactaaaaatattaaacttatatttgttcatttttatcaattataaataattaattggtatttcaaaaattgaaaaatcaaatgttttcagattcatgtgtttattgaGATTATGCCGTTCATAACTTTGACTTTTTACTGAGATTTAtgtttacatttacttatatttaatatatgttttatttatctaaaatatcgttcaattttaatatttgtcgtgcatcgcacgagcgggcatactagtaaaaatacaaaatgcaAGAACGAACCTTTGAGACTGCCTTTTAATATTGAACCTCCTGAAATACCTATATAAAGAAGCTTCCAGCCCaaacaagaagggaaaaagcTAATTGAAAAAGAGTTAGAAAATGGCTTTTAATAAGCTTTGTTGCTAACCTTTATTTCTCTGTTTGGAGGCAAGAAAATAATCCATTTCTTTTTAGGAAACTTTCTTGGAACTTCTCAATCTCATGGTAAATCTTCCtaatttgcatttttttttccctctcCCATTAccttaatttatttgaaaactttattttcaaattctAATACCTTAAGCTTGAACTATACTAGCTAGTATATATTAAGTTATAGGAAGCCCATTTTCTTATAAATTTAGGATAGAGAGAGACTAATGGGATTATCAGCAAGTTTTGAGTACATTTGTGATGTGATAAGCAGAAGTTATAAGCAcaagttgaagaagaagaagatgatgaaagaGATGCAGACAGTTAATCTCAAAGTGAGAATGGATTGTGATGGATGTGAGCTTAAAGTTAAGAAAGCCCTGTCTTCTTTGAGTGGTAAGTTTACTATTGCCTATTCGATAGCTACcgtttttatttcattaatgTAGATCGATTGCACGTTCATCTCTATTGattcagaaaaaataaaataaaaaactggtCTCTATTTTATAAATGATAGTGCTACTATCATACTAGTATCACATGATAATATACATTATATGAATTAaagtgaaaatgagaaaaattgaGCTGCCTGAATATTTCATGCTACTCGAAAAAAATTTATTCATCCcacaaaataatgaaaaaaaaaaacaaataaaaagaataaaaaaacatGCATGAAtccatttatatttatttgaattggaATTTAGAATGAATGTGTGGGGCGGGCAGGGGTAAAATCGGTGGAGATAAACAGGAAACAGCAGAAGGTGAGAGTAAGAGGATACATAGAGCAAAGCAAAGTACTGAAGAAGGCAAAATCAACGGGGAAGAAGGCGGAGATGTGGCCGTATGTGCCCTACAACCTGGTGGCGCAGCCCTACGCTCCGGGGGCTTACGACATCAAGGCGCCACCTGGATTTGTCAGAAAACTAGATAATGCACTATCATTTGATGATCATCCCTATGTTACAATTTTCAGTGATGACAACCCTAATTCCTGTTtcatcatgtaattatttatcatCAACTACTCTCGTCAAAACAATTTTACTATCTACATTCATTTCTCTAGTTTTTCTTTCTTAGACTTTCTGTCTATTCTCTCTGGCTCACAACTTTTTCCTTTGCTGTTTTCAGACATTGAATACTTGCTGTTAGGAGTTTTGGAAACTCGTAATTTATTTTGTGAAATCTTGCTTGTATTAGCTTACTCAATGAATCTTGATCTAGGAGACAATTCAAGGAAGAGAGCCGCAAGTTTTAAAATACAAAGGAGTGTATTTTATCCTGTTTCTAATATTTTGTGTTCCACTCGTGTGATGTGAcactaaaaaaatcatcatttcaatatttattaaaaatgtaaaaattattataattctCATCatgtttaataaaataattattataaaaattagtattaaattaaaaagtgTTCTACCATATACCTTTACGATGGTATTTTCGTGTTCTCCTGGTGGGACGAAAGACAATGTTCTATGTTAGAAACTAAAATTCATATTCAACGAAGCTTTATTCACAATTGTTTCTTTCCAATTTAGAAGGCAAAAATTTAGGGCTTATTTTAACGATAATGGATGCATCACAAAATTTCTTGCATCATTTGTGTAACAAAATTTAGTTACACATTCATACATGCAtctatctatttttattttatataaatcaatTACTTACAAAAAATATTGATATACCATAAAATATCACTATATATTATCagaattttatttaatgatatttttatgGGGTGATACCTTTTTAAAAAGGGATATTTGcattaaaatacatgaactttcagcAAATTCTTGTTTTTTccataacctttaaaatttgaaaaaaaatacaccaccttttgattttttctgatttttttccaTGGGTATGAAATACCCCCAAATAAAAGTTGATTTTAGAACTTTTGGCTTAGATTTATTGATACGTAAGCCGATGCATTGACTTTATTATGCCATATTTATTATCCGTCATGCTTAGgtatcaaaaaatctaagtcaaaagTCCTAAAATTAACTTTTATTTGGGGTATTTCATACCCgtgggaaaaataaaaaaaaaatcgaaaggtcgtgtattttttttttcaaattttaaagattatggGAAAAActagaatttgttgaaagttcgtgtattttacggcaaatatccctTTTAAAAATCATGTAACAATTGAAACATTTTGTTATAGCGTACAAAATGCCCAATACCTGTTGCTTAATAACGCAGTACCAGTTAATTGACGTCACATTATTGATTGAAGCAAATTTTGTAGTAGCCAAACAAAATAATGAAAGTTAATAGTGTACCCCAaacataatttcaataaattatagtCTAAAATACGCCTTCCTTTTCCCTCTCCCTCAAACTctctgcttttttttttcttacactctctctctctccaacgactctctctctctccgattaGCCCTTATATATCTCTCTATCTTCGATGACTCAtcttcttcaattttattcgTCATCACCGTCAACATTCTCTCCTCCAATATCTGGTGAACTACATTGTCTCCCCGTCGATGCTAGATCCATTTCGATCTCTTCTCCGAGATCTAGTTCCAAATATAAGAGATATATGAGTTCTATGAGTTACAGATGTACGAGAGttatgaaattaaaatctagatCTACGAAGATTTGGAAATGAAATAGTACGAATAGTTACTTTCATATCATCCGTTCTAAGATTTGTCGTGTCAAACGCAGGAATGAAAAGGACCAATGCACCCATTTGGACCATCCATTATGTCTGTTCCGAGATATGTAAGGCTAGTACGGTTGGTGTGAATGAAGCCATTAACACCATACGTGCCAACTGTTTTGAGATCTATCCCGTATATGCGATGAACGAGCGATATGAAAAGATTTCCATTTGTACCATTTATGCCAAATGCGCAAGCGGAGACGTATTGGGGTGAAGAATAAAACAATCTCCACCCTTCCCCAATTCACTACCACCGCCCCTGCACGATGCTTTCATCCAGTGAAGAAAGTGAAAGAAACGATGAAAAATGAATTGTACGAAATGACATATTCATACATTCGTCCCAAGACTTATCGCGGCATATCTTGGAATGAATGATACAGATGACCTATTCGTACCATATCTTGTTGCAAAAAATTGAagtaattcaaattcaaatcaacttaaaaaatgtccattCTGTCCATGATATCATTTCCACTTTGTGGACGGCACAAGTTCTTAAGAAAAAGTGGTGGATAATAGTTGATAGTAGTGGGTATTGTTGTAAGTGGAGTTTTGGTCTCACTATtatatattgtgagtgaagtttgTGGACCTTACTGCTATAGATTGATGTAGAAAATGATCTTGTGGTTTTTAaactagttttgtttgattcttatcccattaaaagggtgaaattggagaaatcctactattgagaataaaaatactcagtcatgcatcttatcaataTTGCAAAGTAAACATTCCCCTTataggatggagggagtagatTTTTACCTTTTCTCATCTCTCCTTTTTCACCctaaggagggataatattattcttccatttttggtgtgataatattatcattttttgaagtgaaaatgaggaGTGGAAAATGATAGAATTATCTTTCGtagaaaataagaagaaaaaaagaagaagaaatttaaagtttttttttttttttattcttcattttctcatagtaataaatttatcaacttaACTCACTCTTCAATGAAATGGCATGTTTATCACCCCATCCCGTTTAAGCAGCCACTCACTCCAATACTCAAATTTGTTACAATTTCTATACGAGATCTCGTTTTCTACATCATATATATTTAGCCTTTTTTTACAATTGAAATAAAAGATGAAATGTTGATGGTGTAAAATTGGAGGTAAATAACATATTTTAGATCAATGTTGGAATTATATAATATCTTGTAGTATATATTTacatgaaaaacaaaataaaagtaaaaatggACTCTCCTTTCTTGAAAACTAGCTAGATAGTCACAAAATTCTGTAAGTGATTTTAAAACGAGTATTGATGAGTTAATTTTTCTTGATTCGTTTAATTTCCGTTGAAGGATTAGAGAATAGAGCAGGGGCTATAGCAGGCCGGCtccttaactttttttttttttttttgatgaaattacattataaattatacaaaccacacacacaccccacctagtggttattgtggccgagagtactcgaacctgtgaaCTCTtagacaacaggcaaccaccctaaccactaggccatcccaaggggacaacCGGCTCCCTAACTTGGTACTGGTAGTGATGGTAATAGGGAAAACCGTAGTAAGGCGGCGGCACCACCGCCTGCGCCTCGGCCGCAGCACTGGTCTGCTCAACACTCATCAGCTCCGCATGGCCCATCTTTTTCCTCAGCCGCCGCGTCAGCTCCACTGAGTCCACACCGTCGCCCATCACCACCACCTGGTCCTTGTCTCCCCTCACAATCGCCGCCGATTCAACACCTTCATCACCCCAATAAGatcatttatatttatacatatattttggACAATTTTCATGAATTTATGCGAATAGACATACCTGGTACGGAGACAGCAACTTTGAGAGCCTTGGAGCGACATTTGTCATTGCAGAGCGA includes these proteins:
- the LOC131021793 gene encoding uncharacterized protein LOC131021793 isoform X2, translated to MGLSASFEYICDVISRSYKHKLKKKKMMKEMQTVNLKVRMDCDGCELKVKKALSSLSGMKRTNAPIWTIHYVCSEICKASTVGVNEAINTIRANCFEIYPVYAMNERYEKISICTIYAKCASGDVLG
- the LOC131021793 gene encoding heavy metal-associated isoprenylated plant protein 23-like isoform X1 → MGLSASFEYICDVISRSYKHKLKKKKMMKEMQTVNLKVRMDCDGCELKVKKALSSLSGVKSVEINRKQQKVRVRGYIEQSKVLKKAKSTGKKAEMWPYVPYNLVAQPYAPGAYDIKAPPGFVRKLDNALSFDDHPYVTIFSDDNPNSCFIM
- the LOC131021794 gene encoding heavy metal-associated isoprenylated plant protein 47-like, whose product is MTQKIVIGMSLCNDKCRSKALKVAVSVPGVESAAIVRGDKDQVVVMGDGVDSVELTRRLRKKMGHAELMSVEQTSAAAEAQAVVPPPYYGFPYYHHYQYQVREPVVPLGWPSG